In the genome of Deinococcus yavapaiensis KR-236, one region contains:
- a CDS encoding GNAT family N-acetyltransferase, giving the protein MTSTVRQDTVRLTPVSRDNWEQVVRLRLPDEQRSFVAPNVYSLAEVQFLTNGTALAVYAGETLVGFVMYAFDEDDRQYWVYRLMIDEAHQRKGYARAAMHLVIEDLRARSDVSQLVLGYKPENVGAAKLYANLGFRETGEVIGGEVIARLHFGA; this is encoded by the coding sequence GTGACTTCGACCGTTCGACAAGACACCGTTCGCCTCACGCCCGTTTCTCGCGACAACTGGGAACAAGTCGTTCGCTTACGCCTGCCCGACGAGCAGCGATCGTTCGTCGCGCCGAACGTCTACAGCCTCGCCGAGGTCCAGTTCCTCACGAACGGCACGGCGCTCGCCGTGTATGCCGGGGAGACGCTCGTGGGCTTCGTGATGTACGCCTTCGACGAGGACGACCGTCAGTACTGGGTGTACCGCTTGATGATCGACGAGGCGCATCAGCGCAAAGGATACGCCCGCGCGGCGATGCACCTCGTCATCGAGGACTTGAGGGCGCGGAGCGACGTGTCGCAACTCGTCTTGGGGTACAAGCCCGAGAACGTGGGCGCGGCGAAGCTGTACGCGAACCTGGGGTTTCGGGAAACGGGCGAGGTGATCGGCGGGGA